Proteins found in one Pelobates fuscus isolate aPelFus1 chromosome 10, aPelFus1.pri, whole genome shotgun sequence genomic segment:
- the LOC134574554 gene encoding uncharacterized protein LOC134574554, translated as MPRCLVRGCRNSHIKSADDFSFHRFPKQHDRIKEWLLATGDRFQNIDIVIRHIMHQKKASYLRICSDHFAPEMFSLTPKRKTLNSDAVPTIFPRPSVLAFVHEFSSQESISDIEMDYSTCVSDVSSIQSDPPDENATVVYDHSYVPSCCYTLPLPKKKCNRETNTYSDNCDKCVSTSQYCGRRNASTQTKGLLWKRDASTVTFDLIKKRDIWTWTGIPEEPAETVDRDTSTRVSKKKRSRGHGLNNSAETMSEEMDVAASPSVIEPPTSGENLFTQVSQIPPVRRESDTESTLSATELNDPDFSPEVQAIDLGELSFVAEPTPEDNVLEKKFIVFERCLDELLQAFQTCALVTCPAPIIHREKVVTGTLLTVYTICECNHRCEFWKSQPMIGSQACGNILASASVLFSGLHFAKVNEFFSIFGVPFISQALHYYYQKKYLFPTVNLHYVRERNFLIDSLKGKALCLSGDGQCDNLGRNAKFCTYSLLEESTQKIIECNIVQVSETTSTAAVESKAFTQCMDQVLAEGLTIATLVTNRHVRIRKIMKEKYKKINHQFDVWHYCKNLHRKLASLTKQSIYHEIAPWQKSIINHMWAACASCRGNPELLREKWNSVLHHIINEHEWNSGALCHRCEHAELFESDDKKRKWIQKTGLVYSKLDRFVNDTRLQKDLPHMADFCDMGTLEDFHSLLSKYHPKNVRFTVEGMAARTKLAVLAHNANADRKPPIVHRARKSNRQVCDLRYRPYFSRSTKTWHNKKKRDVQAINHIYPMVADVIRFAAGELDLDWVSQRRGLPPNIAYTPWL; from the coding sequence ATGCCAAGGTGTTTGGTAAGAGGCTGCAGAAACAGTCACATAAAAAGTGCGGATGATTTCTCGTTCCATAGGTTTCCCAAACAACACGATAGAATAAAAGAATGGCTCTTAGCAACTGGTGACCGCTTTCAGAATATAGATATTGTCATTCGGCATATTATGCATCAAAAAAAAGCCAGTTATTTACGGATATGCTCAGACCATTTTGCTCCTGAAATGTTTTCGTTAACACCCAAAAGGAAAACTCTAAATTCTGATGCTGTGCCAACCATTTTTCCAAGACCAAGTGTTTTAGCCTTTGTACACGAATTTTCTTCACAAGAAAGCATTTCCGATATCGAAATGGATTACTCTACTTGTGTGTCAGATGTTTCATCCATCCAAAGTGATCCCCCTGATGAGAATGCTACAGTTGTGTATGATCATAGTTATGTTCCTAGTTGCTGCTACACGTTACcgttgccaaaaaaaaaatgtaacagagAAACAAATACTTATAGTGATAATTGTGATAAATGCGTTTCAACCTCTCAATACTGTGGACGGAGGAATGCTTCCACTCAAACAAAAGGTCTTCTTTGGAAAAGAGATGCTTCAACCGTAACGTTTGATTTAATAAAGAAACGTGATATCTGGACATGGACAGGTATCCCTGAAGAACCTGCGGAAACGGTTGATAGGGATACCAGCACAAGAGTGTCTAAAAAGAAAAGATCTAGAGGACACggtttgaataactctgcagaAACCATGTCGGAGGAAATGGATGTAGCTGCTTCTCCATCCGTTATAGAACCACCAACATCTGGTGAAAATCTTTTCACTCAAGTTTCGCAAATACCTCCTGTACGCCGAGAATCTGACACAGAATCCACTCTAAGTGCCACTGAATTAAATGACCCAGATTTCAGTCCCGAAGTACAAGCTATAGACCTCGGTGAACTTTCATTTGTAGCTGAGCCAACACCTGAAGATAACGTGTTGGAAAAAAAATTCATTGTTTTTGAGCGTTGTCTGGATGAATTATTACAAGCCTTTCAAACTTGTGCATTGGTTACGTGTCCTGCTCCAATTATTCACAGAGAGAAAGTTGTAACTGGCACTTTGTTGACTGTATACACCATTTGTGAATGTAATCATCGATGTGAGTTCTGGAAAAGTCAGCCAATGATTGGCAGTCAGGCATGTGGCAATATATTGGCAAGTGCCTCAGTGTTGTTTAGTGGTTTGCATTTTGCCAAAGTTAACGAGTTCTTTAGCATTTTCGGTGTTCCTTTCATTTCTCAAGCTTTGCATTATTAttatcaaaaaaaatatttgtttccaACTGTAAATTTGCACTACGTAAGAGAGAGAAATTTCCTTATTGATAGCCTAAAGGGCAAGGCATTATGTCTGTCTGGGGATGGGCAATGTGACAACTTGGGTCGTAATGCTAAGTTCTGCACTTACTCACTTTTGGAAGAAAGTACACAAAAAATAATTGAATGCAACATTGTGCAAGTAAGTGAAACAACATCCACAGCTGCAGTAGAATCAAAGGCATTCACCCAGTGCATGGATCAGGTTCTGGCAGAGGGATTGACCATTGCCACCCTGGTTACCAATAGGCACGTTCGTATTAGgaaaataatgaaagaaaaatacaaaaaaatcaacCATCAGTTTGATGTATGGCACTACTGTAAGAACCTTCACAGAAAACTTGCAAGTCTAACTAAACAAAGCATCTACCATGAGATTGCTCCATGGCAAAAATCTATAATTAACCACATGTGGGCAGCATGTGCTTCTTGCAGAGGAAACCCAGAATTGCTTCGAGAAAAGTGGAATTCTGTTTTGCACCATATTATAAATGAACATGAATGGAACTCTGGAGCGCTATGCCACAGATGTGAACACGCTGAACTTTTTGAGTCTGACGATAAAAAACGAAAATGGATACAAAAAACAGGATTGGTATACTCAAAGTTGGATAGGTTTGTCAATGATACAAGACTTCAAAAAGATTTGCCACACATGGCAGACTTCTGTGACATGGGAACACTTGAAGATTTCCACAGCCTCTTATCAAAGTATCATCCCAAAAATGTACGTTTCACAGTGGAAGGGATGGCAGCTAGGACGAAACTGGCCGTATTGGCCCACAATGCCAATGCTGACAGAAAGCCACCAATTGTCCACAGAGCTCGTAAAAGCAACAGGCAAGTGTGTGATTTACGCTACAGACCATATTTCTCAAGAAGTACAAAAACCTGGCACAACAAAAAAAAGCGAGACGTTCAAGCAATAAATCACATTTACCCCATGGTGGCAGATGTGATAAGATTTGCTGCTGGTGAACTTGACTTGGATTGGGTATCTCAAAGACGTGGTCTGCCGCCAAACATAGCATATACACCTTGGCTATAA